The proteins below are encoded in one region of Alicycliphilus denitrificans K601:
- a CDS encoding DNA cytosine methyltransferase, which translates to MRCIDLFAGAGGFTEGARLAGARVVWAANHWPLAVQYHQTNHPDTWHECQDLQQADWRAVPAHDVVLASPACQGHSRARGRERPHHDALRSTAWAVVACAEYHRSPVILVENVPDFEKWVLYPAWRDALRRLGYAVSPHLVDAADHGVPQNRQRLFLVCTRSRRPLRLSLPRREHRPIADVIQWDAHPWSPIATPRRSEKTLRQIAAGRAAHGDRFLIPYYSSGSGLTGRSIHRPVGTITTRDRWAVIEGDRMRMLAVPEARDAMSFPPSYVLPNVHRDAMHLLGNAVCPVVAADFLNELRLAA; encoded by the coding sequence ATGCGCTGCATCGACCTCTTTGCGGGGGCCGGTGGCTTCACCGAGGGCGCGCGCCTTGCCGGCGCGCGCGTCGTGTGGGCCGCAAACCATTGGCCGCTCGCTGTTCAGTACCACCAGACCAACCACCCGGACACTTGGCACGAGTGCCAAGACCTTCAGCAAGCCGACTGGCGCGCGGTGCCCGCGCATGATGTTGTGCTGGCTTCGCCAGCCTGCCAAGGGCATTCGAGGGCAAGAGGCCGCGAACGGCCGCACCATGACGCGCTGCGCAGCACGGCTTGGGCCGTGGTGGCTTGCGCGGAATATCACCGCAGCCCGGTGATCCTGGTCGAGAACGTGCCGGACTTCGAGAAGTGGGTGCTTTATCCGGCTTGGCGCGATGCGCTGCGCCGGCTGGGCTACGCCGTTTCGCCGCATCTGGTCGATGCGGCCGATCATGGCGTGCCGCAGAACCGGCAACGCCTGTTCCTGGTCTGCACACGCTCGCGGCGGCCGCTGCGTTTGAGCCTGCCGCGCCGCGAGCACCGACCCATTGCCGACGTGATCCAGTGGGATGCCCACCCGTGGAGTCCGATCGCCACGCCCAGGCGCAGCGAAAAGACGCTGCGCCAGATCGCGGCGGGCCGTGCTGCGCACGGCGACCGCTTCTTGATCCCGTACTACTCCAGCGGGAGCGGCCTCACTGGCCGCAGCATCCACCGGCCTGTCGGCACCATCACGACCCGCGACCGCTGGGCCGTGATCGAGGGCGACCGGATGCGAATGCTTGCCGTGCCCGAGGCACGGGACGCTATGAGCTTTCCGCCGTCCTACGTCCTCCCCAACGTCCACCGCGATGCCATGCACCTGCTGGGCAATGCCGTCTGCCCCGTGGTGGCCGCTGACTTCCTCAACGAGCTGCGCCTTGCGGCTTGA
- a CDS encoding phospholipase D family protein: MKPSRFLPVILAGLALSWAGSASAYKPGVLRELADAIETAAPVSVPAAGSIEVGFSPKGGAEALVLRVIDSAKTDIKALSYSFTSPRVVAALLRAAKRGVAVSLVADYKNNVTDDRSGKGRAALSALAEAGCDVRVISAYPIHHDKVLIVDRQTVELGSFNYSDAAARVNSENVLVNWNNPALAKAYLAHFDRNWRQSEPFRARY; this comes from the coding sequence ATGAAACCCTCTCGCTTCCTTCCTGTGATCCTCGCCGGCCTCGCCTTGAGCTGGGCCGGCTCCGCTTCCGCCTACAAGCCCGGCGTGCTGCGCGAGCTGGCCGATGCCATCGAGACAGCCGCGCCCGTATCCGTGCCTGCGGCCGGCTCCATCGAGGTGGGCTTTTCTCCCAAAGGCGGGGCCGAGGCCCTGGTGCTTCGCGTCATCGACTCCGCGAAGACAGACATCAAGGCACTGTCCTACAGCTTCACCAGCCCGCGCGTGGTGGCCGCGCTGCTGCGCGCGGCCAAGCGCGGGGTGGCCGTTTCCCTGGTGGCCGACTACAAGAACAACGTCACCGACGACCGGAGCGGAAAGGGCCGGGCGGCCCTTTCGGCGCTGGCTGAAGCTGGCTGCGACGTGCGCGTAATTTCCGCTTACCCGATCCACCATGACAAGGTGCTGATCGTGGATCGCCAGACTGTCGAGCTGGGGAGCTTCAACTACTCCGACGCGGCCGCGCGCGTGAATTCGGAGAATGTCCTGGTGAACTGGAATAATCCGGCGCTGGCCAAGGCATATCTGGCCCATTTTGATCGCAACTGGCGGCAATCCGAGCCTTTCCGTGCCCGGTATTAA
- a CDS encoding efflux transporter outer membrane subunit, whose protein sequence is MPHLVLLPLVALTLAACAVGPNYKAPAAPQAVTYARQDPVAVSQLVPEADAQFWRELDDPVLHSLVENALHANHDIRIALSRYEQASALSRERRQDYYPTLGASGEISTQRASAAQAPDASRSDRDNDLHSAGLSVIWELDFFGRVRRSVESQRAETEASAADLAGVQVAMVAELTDAYFRLRGLQVQLQVARDNEINQADTLRLIEVLFENGRGTSFDADRARTQLALTRSRIPPLEAEAAVAAHRIAVLTGRTPAAMAEVLDHPAALPELPAQINAGAPGDLLRRRPDVAAAERRLAAATARIGVAMADLFPRFTLGGLIGTQALGFGSLFERDSETRMISLGVGGSFLDVGRVRSRIAAANSATAENLAVYERTVLRAMEETENALVRLSRAQTEYAMLVQATEASRRAAKTARLQFEGGAIHVLDVLKAERSRLESEDLLAQSATRRATALVAVYKTLAGGWSHALPGPQGEAVAQRHKSGDRPELDELGEMSGYNAATLKRPLY, encoded by the coding sequence ATGCCACATCTGGTACTGCTCCCTTTGGTGGCGTTGACGCTGGCAGCTTGCGCAGTAGGGCCGAATTACAAGGCACCTGCCGCGCCCCAGGCAGTGACGTATGCCCGCCAAGACCCCGTTGCCGTGTCCCAGCTTGTACCGGAGGCCGATGCGCAATTCTGGCGGGAACTGGATGACCCGGTGCTGCACTCTTTGGTGGAGAATGCTCTTCACGCCAATCACGACATCCGCATAGCACTGTCGCGCTACGAGCAAGCCAGCGCACTGTCGCGCGAACGTCGCCAAGACTACTATCCGACGCTGGGCGCGTCCGGTGAAATCAGTACCCAGCGCGCCAGTGCTGCACAAGCACCGGATGCGTCCCGCTCCGACCGGGATAACGATCTGCATTCGGCTGGCCTATCCGTGATCTGGGAATTGGACTTCTTTGGCCGAGTGCGGCGCAGCGTGGAATCGCAGCGCGCCGAGACCGAGGCCAGCGCAGCCGACCTGGCGGGCGTACAAGTGGCTATGGTGGCCGAGTTGACCGACGCCTATTTCCGCTTGCGCGGCTTGCAAGTGCAATTACAGGTCGCGCGGGACAACGAAATCAACCAAGCCGATACGCTGCGGCTGATCGAGGTCTTGTTCGAGAACGGCCGGGGCACGTCGTTCGATGCCGACCGCGCCCGCACGCAATTGGCGCTGACACGCTCGCGCATTCCGCCGCTTGAAGCTGAGGCTGCTGTGGCCGCCCACCGCATTGCCGTGCTCACTGGCCGCACGCCTGCGGCGATGGCCGAAGTGCTGGATCACCCCGCAGCCTTGCCTGAGCTGCCCGCCCAGATCAACGCCGGTGCACCGGGCGATCTACTGCGTCGCCGTCCCGATGTGGCTGCGGCAGAACGTAGGCTGGCTGCGGCCACTGCGCGTATCGGCGTAGCCATGGCAGACCTGTTCCCTCGCTTTACGTTGGGAGGGCTGATCGGCACGCAGGCGTTGGGCTTTGGTTCGTTGTTCGAGCGTGATAGTGAAACGCGAATGATCTCGCTCGGTGTGGGTGGTTCCTTCCTAGACGTGGGCCGGGTGCGGTCGCGCATCGCGGCGGCCAATTCAGCCACTGCCGAAAACTTGGCGGTATACGAGCGCACGGTGCTGCGCGCCATGGAAGAAACCGAGAACGCGCTGGTACGCCTATCGCGCGCGCAGACCGAGTACGCCATGCTGGTACAGGCGACCGAGGCCAGCCGCCGGGCAGCCAAGACGGCTCGCCTGCAATTTGAGGGCGGCGCCATCCATGTTTTGGATGTGCTGAAGGCCGAACGTTCACGCTTGGAGTCCGAAGACTTGCTGGCACAAAGCGCCACCCGCAGGGCGACGGCGTTGGTGGCGGTCTACAAGACGCTGGCCGGCGGCTGGTCACACGCCTTGCCCGGACCGCAGGGCGAGGCAGTCGCGCAGCGCCACAAAAGCGGCGACAGGCCTGAACTGGATGAACTCGGTGAGATGAGCGGCTACAACGCTGCGACTCTCAAACGGCCTTTGTACTGA